From the Bacillus sp. FJAT-22090 genome, the window TCTTCATAAAACAAATGAATTAGCAGTGGACATTCAAGAAAAATCAGAAAAATTAAATACTGTAGTCGATGCAGTAAAGAACGTTGGAACTTCCGTAACAAGTTTAAACAATTCTATTCAACGAATTACTTCTTCTGTAACAACGGAAGTAGAAAAAAATGAAGAAAAGATTGCACAGGTTGTCCAATGGAGTAATATCTTGTTTGGCATACGTGACAAATGGAAAGAGCGTAAAGCATTAGAAGAAGCAGGATATTATTCTTATGAATCAGAAAAAAATTTATAATTATTGGAGGAATTTAAAATGAGCAACTATGACCACAATAAACCAAATTATAACGATTCAAAGTACAATGCAGAGTATTACGATAATCCGGCATCCTATAACAAGCAGGTTCAACCAACCTATCCACCTCAACCATATTATAACGAAAGTAGAGATTATATTTATCGCGAGGAAGGATCGGGAGGAAAAGACTTTATATTAGGAATGTTCGTAGGTGGAATCATCGGTGCTGCAACTGCTCTATTATTGGCACCAAAGACTGGTACTGAGCTACGAGGAAATATTTCAACGCAAGCGAATCAGTTAAAAGATAAAACAATGGATCTATCTTCCACAGCGAAAGAGAAGACCACTCAATTGTCTAAACAATTACAAGAACAATCTGGTCAAATCGTGGATAAAGTAAAGTCTATTAAAGGTACACCAACGTCTCCTTTAGACGATGGAACTGCATCTTATGAAGGTGAAGAGCCAATGGACTTTATGGAAACCATTTCTCATACGACGGAAGAGTTAACGGCAGAACAGGATAAGCAAGAAGAAAATTCAACCGTTGTAGCAGAAGCAATAAAAGAGGCAATCGTAGAAAACAAATCAAATAAATAAATAATAAAGTGGTAGTCCTTTAGAAAAAGGATTACCACTTTTTTTACGATTAAACGGAATGTGTTCTAGTAATGAAAACCTGTCATCCGATAAATAAGAAAATCGTTGAAACGGCTCCCTTTCCGTTGGCGTTGCCTTAGCCTCCTAGGCCAACACGATGTTGGTCATGCAATCGTTGCCGCAAAAGTTCTTTTGCGACGAGCTTTGCGCAGGAGCAGGATGCGGCGAACTTAGATTGCCTTCCCCTCAACTGCGGGGTCTGCGGCTAACGCTATTCCCACAGGAGTGTCTCCTTTTTCAACGATTTTCAATAAACTAATTGAAAAAATTAAGTGATAAAAATTTGCTCTAGTTTTACTTACGAATTAAATTCGATATACTGGACAATAAAATGTCCATGTATTATATAAGAATCTTAATTATTAAATATTATTTCTAAATGGTCTCCACCAAATATTTCTTCGTCGAAACCAGATGTTTGCCCATTTTTCAATATTTGAAATGAACTAGCTACATCTGGTAAAGTCCAATTGGAGAAACGAAATACATCTTGAAAGATCCAAGGAGATGTATTTATTTCTTGCCATAGAAGAATAGATTCATTTGGAATGATGTCCTGTGAGGTAAGTTTAATATCACCTGAGGTAACAATAGCACACTCTTTATACAATTCTATTTCCTCGTTTTGAAAAATAACTTTCATTCGATTATCTAAACTTTTATCTAGTTTATTAGCAATCTCTTGAAGGGAAGGGGCGCTAACAATTTTTATTTGTATGTTGTCATTATCTTGGACTGGGTATTGCAGTTTCACTGGATTTTCATTTAACAGAATATGAGAAGTAAAATCAGGTATATAGTGATTCTTTTCATTTATTGTAATCGTATAAGGTTTTAGCTGTGTAAGATAGCTTCCTTTTTGAATAGCTAGTAATACTTGTTCAACGGTTTGAGGAGTTTCAACAATAACCTTGTCCCTTTCTTTCAATGGTGTATCCAGAGTGACCTTTTCTCCATTTACTCGCACTATAGGCTCCACAATATGCATAACCCCTTGGAAGGTAACAGTTTTAACGGATGCATCATCTAGAAGGTCACGAACAGTAGCTTCTCCTGGTCTTCCATCTTGGCCTTCCATTAGCTCAATACGGTCATTGCTTTGAATGATTGTTTTCGTGTTTGCTTCTTGTCCATTTAGATGAATGATTGCTGGCTTTCCATGTTCTCCAGGAATATAAATATCTTGTCCATTTACTTGAACAGCAAGGGCAGCTCCCGGTTTTCCATATAATTTTCTTGCAGAAATATTTGCTGCAAGAAAAGCGTCTCCAACTGTCATTTCCTTCAATTCGAAAAGACGTACTATTTGTTTGTTTACTTCAATAGACATGTATTGTATAGGGGCACGCTTTGCGGCAATGGCTATACCGATTGGAGTAACTAGCTCTGGAGTTACCGGAATATGTTCTTCCTTAGTTAAGTTTTGAATAGCATCGATTCCTCGTACAGCTACTCGATTTTCTGGCAAGTTCAATTCTTCTGCAAGTATAGTTGTAAGTTCAGGAGTCAAACTGCCTCCACCGACTAGCATTACTGCTTTCGTTGGCTTATTATTGTTCAATCGTAATATTTCCGAAGAAATAGCAGCCGCTAACACTTGAGTTGCTGGTCGAAGAACATCAATTACTTCATCCTTAGGTATTTCCTGGTCAAAACCTAAAATATCTTTAATATGTATACACTCGTTTTGATTAATTGATCTTTTTGATTCCTCAGCAAAAGGAAAATCTAATAAATAATGATCACTTAATGCTTCTGTTATTTCATCTCCAGCTATTGGAACCATTCCATAAGCTACTACTGTTCCATGATCTGTTATAGCGATATCCGAAGTTCCTGCACCTATATCGACTAATGCTACATTTAAACGTCTCATTGATGAAGGAATTAAAACATTTATGGCCGCTATCGGTTCAAGTGTTAATGCTTCCATTTCTAAATCTGCACGTTTTAATGCAGATAACAACGATTCTACGACTACCCGTGGTAAAAATGTAGCAATTACTTCAATGGATGCTTCAGTTCCTTGCTGATCAACTAAGCTACCAATTTCTTCTCCATCCAATCGATAGTATAATACACTATATCCTACGCAATAATAATGACTAGATTGCTTATCGATATCTTTTTGTACTAAATTTGTTTGTGCTTTTTGAACGGCGGAAAGCTCCAAACGACTAATGTCTTCTTCAGAAAATATTGGTCGATTTTTAATATCCATTTGGACAGATGCTTGTTCAGTTTTTAAAGCTCTTCCAGCAGCTGCCACACTAACTTTTTTAAGCGGACCATGTTTTTCTTCTAATTTTGTTTTTATCGTGTTAATTGCTTCTGCTACTTTCAATACATTATGTATTTGACCATCCACCATTGCACGTTCTTTATGCTCCTCAACTAAAATATCTACAACATGAAATGATTGGTCGCGTTCTTCTAAAATAATTCCAACTACAGATCTCGTTCCAATATCGAGTGCAAATAATTTAGGTAACAATTTCCCACGTCCTTTTTAGACAAATACTTTAGCGAGTTGAAGCGCTAAAATAAAAAGCGTGACATTCTCGCAAGCATTGATTATAATAAGTCTTATAACTAAAAATGTATCATAATTTTCAGGCGATAGAAAGTGTCGATGAAGAGAAAGAGAGGAGAAGTATCATGAGTCATGTAGATTTAGATGGATTACGCGCACGTGTAGATGAGATTAACGTAGAAATCCTACAGTTAATTAACGAAAGAGCAGGAGTAGTACAAGAGATTGGAAGAGTAAAAGAAAAACAAGGTGTAAACAGATACGATCCTCTTCGTGAACGACACATGTTAGATCACTTAAAAGAGAATAATTCTGGGCCACTACCACAGTCAACTGTTGAGCATATTTTTAAGGAAATTTTTAAAACAGCTCTAGAATTGCAAGTGGATGATCAAAAGAAAGCACTTCTTGTTTCACGTAAAAAGAAATCAACTGATACAATTGTAGAGATCAATGGTGAGAAAATTGGAACTGGAGCACCATCTTTTGTATTTGGTCCTTGTGCGGTTGAATCTTATACGCAAGTTGCTGAAGTAGCAGCTGCAATTCAATCAAAAGGGTTAAAGTTAATCAGAGGTGGGGCATACAAGCCACGTACGTCACCATACGATTTCCAAGGACTTGGATTAGAAGGTTTAAAAATATTAAAACAAATTTCCCAAGAATATGGTCTAGCTGTCGTATCAGAAATTGTTACCCCTAGCCACTTAGAAGAAGCGCTTGACTACGTTGATGTTGTGCAAGTAGGCGCTCGTAACATGCAAAACTTTGAATTATTAAAAGCAGTTGGTTCTATTAACAAACCGGTATTACTAAAACGTGGTATCGCAGCTACATTAGATGAATTCATTCATGCCGCTGAATACATTATGTCTCAAGGAAATGACCAAATCATTTTATGTGAACGAGGCATTCGTACTTACGAAAGAGCGACAAGAAATACATTAGATATTTCAGCTGTTCCTATTTTAAAGCAAGAAACACATTTACCGGTATTTGTGGATGTAACCCACTCAACTGGACGAAGAGATATTTTGTTACCTGCTGCTAAAGCCGCTATTGCTATTGGTGCTGACGGTGTTATGGCTGAGGTTCATCCTGATCCAGCTGTTGCATTATCGGATGCAGCTCAACAAATGAATTTACAACAATTTGATGAATTCTATGACTCCCTGCAAAAATTCATGAAAACTCATGAAGTGCATGCATAATTAGAAAATCATTAGTTTTGACAGAGAAATGCCACAAAACCGACTCTTTTTAGGGTCGGTTTTACTATTTGATTGAAAGTTACATAGGAAATGAAGTATTATTTAAAGTATAATTATTCAGAGTAGTGAAGGAGGGGTATGCATTGACTATTACTATATATGATGTAGCGAGAGAAGCAAATGTGTCGATGGCAACCGTTTCACGTGTAGTAAATGGGAACCAAAATGTAAAACCGGCAACTCGTCAAAAAGTTTTAGCAGTGATAGAACGATTAGATTATCGTCCAAATGCAGTTGCAAGAGGTTTAGCAAGTAAAAAAACAAAAACAGTTGGGGTAATTATCCCGGATATTTCAAATGTATTTTATGCTGAACTTGTGCGTGGTATAGAAGATATTGCAACGATGTACCGTTATAATATTATTTTAACGAATTCCGATCAACAAGAAGATAAAGAAGTACAGCTTTTATCCACTTTGTTCAGTAAACAAGTAGATGGAATAGTTATGATGAGTGACCAAGTAACAAATGACATGCTACATGAGATGGAAAGATCTCAAGTGCCTATCGTTTTAGCAGGCACAATTGAAACGACTAATGCATTTCCTTCTGTTAATATTGAATACCATGAAGCAGCAGTTGATGCAGTCAATCGTTTACTACAAAACGGACATAAACGAATTGCTTTTGTATCGGGCTCTATATCTTCGACGATTAATCGACTATATAAACTTTCTGGCTACGAAAAGGCGCTTGATGCAGCTGGTATCGAAATAGATACAGATCTAATTGTTGGCGTCGAAAATACATATGACGACGGTCTTCTAGCTTGGGAAGAACTAAGTAAATTAAAAAATCCTCCGACAGCATTTTTTGCAGGTAATGATGAAATAGCAATCGGATTGATCCATGGGGCACAAGACAGTGGACTAAAAGTGCCAGAAGACATTGAAGTAATCAGCTTTGAAAATTCCAAATTAGCTCGTATGGTAAGACCGCAACTTACGAGTGTTGTATTACCTTTATACGACATTGGAGCAGTTTCCATGAGACTATTAACAAAGTTTATGAATAAAGAAAAAATAGATGAACATACAGTAGTTCTTCCATATCGTATTGAAGAAAGAGATTCTGTTAAATAATCATCCTATTTAGTATCAAGAAAGTGAATGTAATTGCATTATATTAAAACACCAGAACCGTTTAGGCTACTGGTGTTTTTTGTATGAACTCTGTTGACGTAATAAAAATAACGCCTTGTCTAACATTTGTTTATTTTTCTCTGTTATTTCCGCTTTTCGAGGAATCGGTTCAAATAACGGATTAGGATCCATCCATGTTGGTATAAGGGGGATAGGAGATTCCTTAGACCAACGTTCGAGCCAGGCTTTCGGTAGTTCTCCTTCGGGTGTTTTAAAGTCATTCATTTCCATCCAAAGCAATGACCATGCACGTGGAACTACTCTCCAAATATCATAACCACCACCACCGACTGCAATCCATTTTCCGTCACAATACTTATGCGCCAACTCATGAGCCAGTTTAGGAATTTCTCGATATATCTTCATCGAACCATACAAATGTGTTAAAGGGTCAAAATAATGCGCATCAGCGCCATTTTGACTTAAGATAACATCTGGTTTAAATGATTCTATAATCTCGCTAAGAGCTGTACGATAAACCTCTAAAAATGAATCATCCTCTGTAAAAGCATCTATTGGAAAATTAAAGGAAGTACCATACCCTTCTCCAGAACCTCTTTCTGTAATATTACCTGTACCGGGGAATAGATATCTTCCCGTTTCATGAATTGAAATAGTGCATACATTAGGATCATCGTAAAAACTCCATTGAACACCATCCCCATGGTGGGCGTCTGTGTCAATATACAGTACACGAGCATTATATTTTTCCTGCATATATTTAATGGCAACTGAGCTATCATTATAAATACAGAAACCCGATGCCCGTCCTTTAAAACCATGATGAAGTCCACCGCCTAGATTGAGGGCATGTGATGCTTTACCTTCCATCACATAATCTACGGCGGTTAGCGTTCCACCTACTAAACTGGCACTAGCTTCATGCATATGCGGAAAGATTGGTGTATCTTCAGTGCCAATCCCATAGCTTTCATAAATACTTGTGTCACCAGTCTCTAAGCTTGCTTTTTTAACAATATCAATATATTGGGTGTCGTGTATTAAGCTTAATTCTTCCTCCGTTGCAGTTCTTGGTGCGACTATATCCGATAATGATAACGCATTCATTTCTTTTAATAAATCAACAGTTAATGTTAATCGTTTTTGGTTAAATGGATGCGTGTCAGAAAATTTATAGCCTAACTGATTTTCTGAAAAGATAAAAACGGCATTTTTTTTCATACGTTCATTCCTGGATGGTTAGGCCATAATACCTCAAATCCTTCTGCTTTAATCGCTTCAATAAGCTTAAGAGGATTCATGGTTTTAACACGCAATACTAATATTTTATGATCATTTTGCACTTTATCGGGATATACAAGAACGCTTAATACATTTAACTTCTGTTCGTAGAAAATTTTTGATACCTCAAATAATACCCCTGGTCTGTTGGGTACACGTACTTCGATTTGAGAACCGGGTTGATGAACTCCAGTTAGTTCAATAAACTTATACAATAAGTCAGATTCGGTAATCATCCCTACTAATTTACCTTTACTGACAATTGGAAGACACCCAATTCTATTATCATAAAAAATACTAGCTGTCTCTTCAACAAAGTCTAAAGGATGACCGGTAATGGGGTTCTTTGTCATAATTTCTTCTAATGGACGTTCATATATATCATTATGAAGAACGCTTTGAAGAGTGGAAGGGGTTGCTTCCTTTAAATCTCTGTCCGTTACCACTCCAACTACTTCTCGGTCTTTGTTTATGATAGGTAAGTGACGTATTTTTTTTTCTTTTAATAGCGTGATTGCATCGTTGATCGTATGTGAAGGGGTTAAGGTTGGAACCGATGTATTCATAATTTCTTCAACTAACATTAGAATGTACTCCTTTTCTATCTGTTTCGCTTCACCTTTAATACATAAAACGATTCATAAAGCGTAACTGATCAAATTGCTGAATAGATTCATTGTCCACTCTACTACCTATTTTAGCCATTAAGCAATTGGCAGGGTGAGAACTAATTTCTGGATCATCTGTGGCAAAATATTCGAGTCCACCAGCTCGCATCATTTTTTCCATAACTTTTCGATATTCCCATACATTCAAGCCCGTTCCTTTTAAATCCCAATGCCAATAATATTCGGTCGTGATTGTAATATAGTCTTCCATTGCATCATCCATCATTGAAACACGAAGAAGTGTTTTTCCAACTCCTGTTCCTCGAAATTTCGGGATAACTTCGATTGCCCCTAATTCTATTAAATTTTTCATATTACCTTGGGACCAACGTTCAAGTGGGTCGGGGTATAGAAATGTACAGTATCCAACAATGATATTTTCATCTCGAACAATAATAATTCTTCCTTCTGGTAGCTTAGCAATTTCGATGAGGGCTTTGTGTTGTTGAGCAGGAGCTCTAAAAGATACAAGATCCTCATGGAATTCTAATTCAGCAATAATGTCTGAAGATATCGGGCCTTCGATAGTAACAGTACCATGCTTTGTTTCTAATTCAGTAGCATTATACATTTTATTGTGTATCACAAATTCACCACCTAAATAAATAAATGCAATTTACAAACATTATACCTTATTTTAA encodes:
- a CDS encoding DUF948 domain-containing protein; amino-acid sequence: MENLLYIAAIIAAIAFLVLCISLAVTLFSVKKTLNNVANTLEGLDTNLQNVTKETAELLHKTNELAVDIQEKSEKLNTVVDAVKNVGTSVTSLNNSIQRITSSVTTEVEKNEEKIAQVVQWSNILFGIRDKWKERKALEEAGYYSYESEKNL
- a CDS encoding YtxH domain-containing protein, coding for MSNYDHNKPNYNDSKYNAEYYDNPASYNKQVQPTYPPQPYYNESRDYIYREEGSGGKDFILGMFVGGIIGAATALLLAPKTGTELRGNISTQANQLKDKTMDLSSTAKEKTTQLSKQLQEQSGQIVDKVKSIKGTPTSPLDDGTASYEGEEPMDFMETISHTTEELTAEQDKQEENSTVVAEAIKEAIVENKSNK
- a CDS encoding cell division protein FtsA, which encodes MLPKLFALDIGTRSVVGIILEERDQSFHVVDILVEEHKERAMVDGQIHNVLKVAEAINTIKTKLEEKHGPLKKVSVAAAGRALKTEQASVQMDIKNRPIFSEEDISRLELSAVQKAQTNLVQKDIDKQSSHYYCVGYSVLYYRLDGEEIGSLVDQQGTEASIEVIATFLPRVVVESLLSALKRADLEMEALTLEPIAAINVLIPSSMRRLNVALVDIGAGTSDIAITDHGTVVAYGMVPIAGDEITEALSDHYLLDFPFAEESKRSINQNECIHIKDILGFDQEIPKDEVIDVLRPATQVLAAAISSEILRLNNNKPTKAVMLVGGGSLTPELTTILAEELNLPENRVAVRGIDAIQNLTKEEHIPVTPELVTPIGIAIAAKRAPIQYMSIEVNKQIVRLFELKEMTVGDAFLAANISARKLYGKPGAALAVQVNGQDIYIPGEHGKPAIIHLNGQEANTKTIIQSNDRIELMEGQDGRPGEATVRDLLDDASVKTVTFQGVMHIVEPIVRVNGEKVTLDTPLKERDKVIVETPQTVEQVLLAIQKGSYLTQLKPYTITINEKNHYIPDFTSHILLNENPVKLQYPVQDNDNIQIKIVSAPSLQEIANKLDKSLDNRMKVIFQNEEIELYKECAIVTSGDIKLTSQDIIPNESILLWQEINTSPWIFQDVFRFSNWTLPDVASSFQILKNGQTSGFDEEIFGGDHLEIIFNN
- a CDS encoding bifunctional 3-deoxy-7-phosphoheptulonate synthase/chorismate mutase, whose protein sequence is MSHVDLDGLRARVDEINVEILQLINERAGVVQEIGRVKEKQGVNRYDPLRERHMLDHLKENNSGPLPQSTVEHIFKEIFKTALELQVDDQKKALLVSRKKKSTDTIVEINGEKIGTGAPSFVFGPCAVESYTQVAEVAAAIQSKGLKLIRGGAYKPRTSPYDFQGLGLEGLKILKQISQEYGLAVVSEIVTPSHLEEALDYVDVVQVGARNMQNFELLKAVGSINKPVLLKRGIAATLDEFIHAAEYIMSQGNDQIILCERGIRTYERATRNTLDISAVPILKQETHLPVFVDVTHSTGRRDILLPAAKAAIAIGADGVMAEVHPDPAVALSDAAQQMNLQQFDEFYDSLQKFMKTHEVHA
- the ccpA gene encoding catabolite control protein A, encoding MTITIYDVAREANVSMATVSRVVNGNQNVKPATRQKVLAVIERLDYRPNAVARGLASKKTKTVGVIIPDISNVFYAELVRGIEDIATMYRYNIILTNSDQQEDKEVQLLSTLFSKQVDGIVMMSDQVTNDMLHEMERSQVPIVLAGTIETTNAFPSVNIEYHEAAVDAVNRLLQNGHKRIAFVSGSISSTINRLYKLSGYEKALDAAGIEIDTDLIVGVENTYDDGLLAWEELSKLKNPPTAFFAGNDEIAIGLIHGAQDSGLKVPEDIEVISFENSKLARMVRPQLTSVVLPLYDIGAVSMRLLTKFMNKEKIDEHTVVLPYRIEERDSVK
- a CDS encoding acetoin utilization protein AcuC; this encodes MKKNAVFIFSENQLGYKFSDTHPFNQKRLTLTVDLLKEMNALSLSDIVAPRTATEEELSLIHDTQYIDIVKKASLETGDTSIYESYGIGTEDTPIFPHMHEASASLVGGTLTAVDYVMEGKASHALNLGGGLHHGFKGRASGFCIYNDSSVAIKYMQEKYNARVLYIDTDAHHGDGVQWSFYDDPNVCTISIHETGRYLFPGTGNITERGSGEGYGTSFNFPIDAFTEDDSFLEVYRTALSEIIESFKPDVILSQNGADAHYFDPLTHLYGSMKIYREIPKLAHELAHKYCDGKWIAVGGGGYDIWRVVPRAWSLLWMEMNDFKTPEGELPKAWLERWSKESPIPLIPTWMDPNPLFEPIPRKAEITEKNKQMLDKALFLLRQQSSYKKHQ
- a CDS encoding acetoin utilization AcuB family protein, whose protein sequence is MLVEEIMNTSVPTLTPSHTINDAITLLKEKKIRHLPIINKDREVVGVVTDRDLKEATPSTLQSVLHNDIYERPLEEIMTKNPITGHPLDFVEETASIFYDNRIGCLPIVSKGKLVGMITESDLLYKFIELTGVHQPGSQIEVRVPNRPGVLFEVSKIFYEQKLNVLSVLVYPDKVQNDHKILVLRVKTMNPLKLIEAIKAEGFEVLWPNHPGMNV
- a CDS encoding GNAT family N-acetyltransferase; the protein is MIHNKMYNATELETKHGTVTIEGPISSDIIAELEFHEDLVSFRAPAQQHKALIEIAKLPEGRIIIVRDENIIVGYCTFLYPDPLERWSQGNMKNLIELGAIEVIPKFRGTGVGKTLLRVSMMDDAMEDYITITTEYYWHWDLKGTGLNVWEYRKVMEKMMRAGGLEYFATDDPEISSHPANCLMAKIGSRVDNESIQQFDQLRFMNRFMY